A stretch of DNA from Nitrospira sp. KM1:
GTACCGCAGCAAACGGGAACAATTTTGGTCCATCGATCAGCGGAGATGGCAGATTTATCGCGTTTTCATCCGAGGCCAGCAACTTAGTCAGCGGCGATTCGAATGGGTTCTCAGACATCTTCGTCGTGGACACGAATGCGTCCACGCCCGCCCCCAAGCTGATCGTCAACCTGGCGTTGAATCAAGGCGACGGCGACAGTATCTTTCCATCGATCAGTCGCGATGGAAAGCTCCTCGCCTTCGATACGACGGCGACGAATTATGACGCCGCGTCTCCGGACACGAACGGAGTGCGGGATATCTACATCGTCGATCGGAGCTGCTCGGTGGACTTTGGGACGCCGCCAAGCGGGTCATGTACGTTCAAGCGGGCCTCGATCGGGAGCAACAATGCACTCGGAAACAATCAGAGCATCTTCCCGGCGCTCAGCGGCGACGGAACGTACGTCGCATATTTTTCCGATGCGACGAATCTGATACCGGATGTCGGAGACACCAATGGTCTTCGAGACGCCTTTGTGACGAAGCGGCAATAGTCCCCGACAGGTCCGGCATCTATCTCGTGGGGGTCAGCGTGAGAGGAGTACTATCAGCAGCAGTCACCAGGCTCATGGCACCCTTCACGCGGACTGCGTCATGGTTAGCGGACAGATGCAGAAAGTGGGGCGAGGATCTTGCTCGATAAGAGCGTTCGCAGATAAACGAGGTCATGTACTGTAAAGTATCAACCAGGGAGTTTGAGGCTTGCCATCACTCTAGAATCAGGGACGTGTGCCGAATCCTCAGGAAAGGTTCCGTTGTTTGGGGCGCGGGAAAATGATCCGATGTTACGCATAATCTACCGGCTGGGCAGTACGACCATCGTTTCCGACGGAACGACGATCTGGTCCCCCGGCTTCAGTTCGATATTCTGCTTTGAACCGTCTCGAACGACGATATCGTCGTAACTCGCCCTTAATTTTGTCTGTCCTTCCTTGGTAAAGCGGAAAATCACGATTTTGTTTCTGGCAGCTACCTGCGTCAAGCCGCCTGCAACGGTAATTCCTTGCAGCAGCGTAGTCTTACTTTTCAGAGGATACTTTCCCGGCTTGTCCACTTCTCCAAGCACATAGATTTGGTAACTCTGCACTTCCTTTATCGTGGTCGATATCGTAGGAGTTTCTATATACGCCTTCAGTCGAGAGGATATCTCCTCGGTCAATTGGGCCGGCGTCTTACCTACCGCAGATATATCACCCAGCAATGGAAGAGAGATTCTTCCGTCAGGTCTGACTTGAACCTGCTTAGAAAGTTCAGCATTTTTCCAAACAGTAATTTCGAGAACATCTTCAGGACCAATGATGTAGTCCGACGTCACTACCAGAAAGGCGTTATCGGCCTGAGAAGAGGTTATGCTTGGTATTGTCGGCAACGGTTTCTTTGAATCAGCCTCGTCGGCAATCACGGGCGTTGCAGTGACCCCGAACATGAGGATGGCAGAGCCTAGGAGGAGACAGGAGGAGATTTGCATATTGGCCACTCCCTTACAGTTTACTATTGAAAAGATGAGTTCCCGCCCTGTGGACGGCACCATTATCGAAACAAGTGATCACAGCTCGTTACGCCCTCGCAAGGCCGGCATGTGATCCATTTGCAATCTAAGGCTACAGCATATCGCATTTGTGAGGGCATATGTTGGAACACTCAGACAGCAGGCCGGAGTGACCGTTGAACATAACTCTTATTTCACAGTTGCCATCGGCACCGGCAGTATTAATTGTACCCACTCGAGGAATGGGAGAACCATCAGGAGTGAAACCGAGGACCATCAATATGTCAGATTGTTTCCGGCGTGAGGTCCGGCGAGCCGGCATCCATCCATTCCTTCCACCCTTTCCGCATCAATGGCCCCTTCAAGCGATACGGGCCGTAGACGCGGCGATGGAAGGTGAAGCCCTTCAAACACATCCGCGGATTACGGGCGAACGTCCCGCGGTTGCCATAGAGACCTTCGTAGGTTTGATGATCGTAGTTCTGTTCCACGCGCATGACGACGCCGTTGCGGACGAAGGCGCGGATGCGGCAGGCGTGGGTGTCATTCGGTGAGCAAACCCACGTAAATGAAGAATCATAGCGATATTGGTCGTGATACACCCGCTCCCATGAGCGATCCGGACAATCACCGAACGGATTGCCCGCCTCGATGACCGGCTGCAGCGCCGTCAAGGCCAAGACTTTGTCCGCTACCGCGACGGCAGCAATGGAGCCGGCCCATATCTTGAAGAACCGCCTGCGTGATAATGGCATACGATCCTCCTGATGAGATTCCTTTTGCACCGATCACGCTGGCGTATCGCTATCGGCTTCTCATGTTCATTCGCTCGAGCCTAACGGACTGTTCGCTCTGTGCCGGAGCTCCGACAAGCCATATATTCATGCATGCAAATAGAAGGGCACCGAGCCCGCCTACAACCGCAAGCGTTGTCATCATGTCTTCCATATGACCCTCCTTTTTGTTTCGCGCAGCAGAACCGGCTGATGACCGACACACTGAGCAAACGTTGTGCCGATATGCGTATTCCAGTCAAAAAGAAGCAACGCTGTGAATTATCTGGAAGAATTACTCTTCCGAATGGAACAGCCGATGTGGCGGTGTGTGAAATGCTCGTGACGGGTCGCGATCCCTCACACGTCGTCGCGCGGGTCTTGAGATAGTAGCAGTCGTCTCACGACCGAAATACTAAAGATTTTGTTTCAATTTCAGACACGGATCCTTTCCAAGGTAGTGACTGCACCCAAAACCCAATGCACAAATACCATCATAGGGATCGACAAGGAAGAGTTATCTCCTCCAATTCATGCTGGCCGGCCTGAAACATAATTCATTTGGGCACATAGCCTGCTCTATCAGTAGTAGCAAGTTCGTAGTACCTTAAGATTGTGCGGCATTACAATTCGCACACGTTCGCGCGTTCTTCATCATTATTCGTCCATTCAAAAGACCGAGGTAACCGTGAGTGAAACCAATCGCCGATATCACGCCTTACTCGAAGTTGCGAATGTGCTCAACTCACAGCGCGAGATGAATAGCCTGTGGCAAGCCTGTACCGAGCATATCAAGGAGGTCGTGTCCTGGGAACGGGCGGGAGTTTTGCTTTATATTCCAGAAAAAGATGGATTTCGGTTCCACGCTTTGGAGACCGCCATACCGAAGCCGCTGCTTCAGCGCGGCGCCATCATTCCAAGAATCGGCAGCGCGGTGGGATGGGTCTATGACCATCGTCGAACGCACGTTCGGCCGGACCTGCAACGGCAGCAGGTGTTCTTTGAAGACCAGTACTATGCGGAAGAAGGTCTCGGCTGCATGGTGAACCTGCCTCTCATGACTCGCGGAAACTGTCTTGGCACCCTCAATATCGGCAGCATGGCTTCAGGCCAGCCGGATGCCGAGACATTGGAGTTTTTGGGACAGATTGCGATTCAAGTCGCGCATGCCATCGAGAACGTTCAGGCTTACGAGCAGCTCCATCAGATGAGTCAGCAGCTTGCCAAGCAGAATGCCTACCTCACCGAAGAAATCAAGCAGGAATACAATTTAGGGCTCATGCTGGGCCAGAGCGAGGGGCTGCGAAAAGTGCAGGCGCAAATTCAGGCGGTGGCTGGGACAACGACGACGGTCTTAATCATGGGGGAGACCGGTACTGGGAAAGAGCTCGCCGCGCGCATCCTCCACGAAAATAGCCTTCGGCGCGACAAACCCTTTGTGCGGCTCAATTGCGCCGCCCTCCCTAGCGGCCTCGTCGAGAGCGAATTGTTTGGACATGAGCGGGGGGCATTTACCGGAGCCGTGCAGAGGCACCAGGGTCGCTTTGAACTGGCTCATGAGGGAACATTGTTCCTCGATGAAATCGGGGAAATGCCGTTGCAGGCACAGGCGAAACTCCTCCGGGTATTGGAGGACCACCACGTCGATCGCATCGGAGGAGTGAAGCCGGTCCGGGTCGACGTCCGTGTGATCGCAGCGACGAATGCCGATCTCGCCGAAGCCGTGGCCCAGAAGCGGTTCCGTGCGGATTTATACTATCGACTGCAAGTGTTTCCCATCACACTGCCCCCTTTGCGGGAGCGCCGGGAGGATATTGTGCTTCTTGCCCAATACTTTCTTCAGATTT
This window harbors:
- a CDS encoding sigma 54-interacting transcriptional regulator — its product is MSETNRRYHALLEVANVLNSQREMNSLWQACTEHIKEVVSWERAGVLLYIPEKDGFRFHALETAIPKPLLQRGAIIPRIGSAVGWVYDHRRTHVRPDLQRQQVFFEDQYYAEEGLGCMVNLPLMTRGNCLGTLNIGSMASGQPDAETLEFLGQIAIQVAHAIENVQAYEQLHQMSQQLAKQNAYLTEEIKQEYNLGLMLGQSEGLRKVQAQIQAVAGTTTTVLIMGETGTGKELAARILHENSLRRDKPFVRLNCAALPSGLVESELFGHERGAFTGAVQRHQGRFELAHEGTLFLDEIGEMPLQAQAKLLRVLEDHHVDRIGGVKPVRVDVRVIAATNADLAEAVAQKRFRADLYYRLQVFPITLPPLRERREDIVLLAQYFLQIYRKRLNRRNLEFHDSALTQLTRYDWPGNIRELQNVIERAAILTKTHRVEIDEHALGPAPKHEATAEQAVTLYDSERRHILTTLEHLGWRIDGPLGAAHRLGLNPSTLRSRMKKLGLSRPTSLPPLNSFTVYSSGSTNNHVSSQK
- a CDS encoding polysaccharide biosynthesis/export family protein, with the translated sequence MFGVTATPVIADEADSKKPLPTIPSITSSQADNAFLVVTSDYIIGPEDVLEITVWKNAELSKQVQVRPDGRISLPLLGDISAVGKTPAQLTEEISSRLKAYIETPTISTTIKEVQSYQIYVLGEVDKPGKYPLKSKTTLLQGITVAGGLTQVAARNKIVIFRFTKEGQTKLRASYDDIVVRDGSKQNIELKPGDQIVVPSETMVVLPSR